The nucleotide window ccaatgtgtgATTCCCTATTTGTTAAATGTCTTAAAACTGACAAGGGCATTGTGTGTCCAAAATTAGCCAGGTCTTGTTCAGATGGTTGGTTTTGACGGTAATCTAGCTTCTCATCGGTACTTTACAGGATCAAAAGGAAGAGTCTCAATGTCTTCAGAAAGCAGTCTCCGTATAATCGATCCTGAGGATAATGCTGCATCGGTTCTGTCACAGCATGAATCGGCCATTGTTGAAGAAAACAAGAGGTTGCgtctccgcatgttggaaatgtgggaCATATGGTCCAATTGTAGAGACCACCAAGTACAATCCCTGGATTTCCCGAGTTGATCCCCAGGACGGGTGGAACCACCAACATTCCCATCTCCATGACCAACCCATTTATCCCGTTTGGGTACCCTACTATGTCATCCAACTTTACCGGTACGTCTTCTGAGGTCCGTCCCTTGGCGCTGTTTTCAGGGGTACCTTCAACGTTGTTCACGGCACCACCAGTCTTCACCATGGCACAACTGATAAGTAAGGATTTTGACCgcttgctctcttttacttgcgttttagctaaaaaatgcttaaaggtattcctgaGAACTAACgaaatgtgcttacttgcaggaatattgggaaacgagccaaagaagtcaaaatcaactcataaaagaGTCACAAGTGAACAAGagccaaaacaaggcaaaaaaggctagtagtgcggccgcagaagagagATTCAAAGAGCAGTGTTTTGGCCAGCTCAAGGattgcggaccgcaccaaaattgtgcggccgtaggAGGTCAAGTGCGACCGCAGTcattattatgcggtccgcaagatTAAAGAATCAGAGAGCTGTTTCAAGTCCAAAAGCAAATGAGTGCGGACCACCTTacttttgtgcggccgcatagtCAGAAGTGCGGCCGTACCCACTTTTATGCTGACCGCAGAGGTCTGAAGTTCCAAGACTAAATTCCCaagactgcggaccgcacaataaaaTCAGAGAGCTGTTTCAAGGCCAAAAGCAGAAGAGTGCGGACCACATTACTTTTGTGCGGCCGTAGTCAAAAGTGCATCCGCACCCacttttatgcggaccgcaaaggCTTGAAGTTCCAAGCCTAATTCCCAAGactacggaccgcacaataattgtgtggccgcagaagccCATTGTGAGGATCGCACCAGAATTATGCGGCTGCACAACCTTCGCAGgtcatttttgtcagatattttcagcttagtataaatagtactttttgtcatttttaggttaagttcaGTTTCCAGAAGTGCACCTAAGCcgttttctttacttctttgagtaattttgtatTAGATTTACTTCTAGAGATTGGATTTTCTTTGTCTAGTCAATTATTGTGCATTCTATTtcaatttcttcttgtatttctttatttttcatgagtagctaaatctttagctagggttgtgacccaaccctagtgtgggtacttgaTGAGTATTTAAttttagggcttgtttgtgattggattagtgatatttagccttgtttatgcttaAATTCTAGAATTAATTGTAAAGATAGACTAAGtttagaaaaacttggctaacaaggaattggggtgaactcaagaaattgatagccccaattaaagggtcaaatctagagataCTAAGACCCAACTTGAGCATCACTTGATTTGTGCAATATCCATTtggcttgagaaagtcaaattgggcaaaatcactcaaactaccgagatgTATAGAGTGAGCAATtgtgtgtgattgctatattacgaTCCCCATTAATCAAACTTGCCCTATAGTTTACAACCCTTTAGATAActacctaggtagaagtcacgacTCTAGATcctttatcattttaaaaataaccaaaatcaaaagcatTGTCTTTTAGTTTATTATTTGCAAATAATAGTATAAAGTAGaaataaaaacatcaaacaagaatgtggaagtgcAAATTGAGGTACATTATACAATTACACTAGGTATACACCTAATCCTATTTCTAACTCCCTgaggaatcgaccccgactcatattgggttttattattgcttcgactgCCTCACTACCTAATTGTGTGTGAGTTGGGtgacatcaatttttggcgttgttgccggggagttaaacagatttagctatatatctaggtttttgtgtgctttgtcttattttccttctaagtcactaattttgtttttgaataTCTTTTAGGTACgaaaatggctctcaacaatgagCCCATCAGAAATGTGCCATTGGGGGAGGAATTGGATGATGATCAAGTTGaggaggttcctcttgaacctcaagcaaatagactaGGCCGCCTGCCTCTAAATAATGTTCCcgtccctcccccacctccaccaagagcagcAGCACACCGACAACTACCGAAtaagggttatgcaagtgctatagtcccgttaatgcgggcaacttccaaatcatcaatgtgatgcttacactacttgagcaATGAAGATTCTTCACCGGGGTTCCGAGTCAAAATGCCTATAAGCATATCAAAGGGTTCGTCGATatttgttgggggagcaagcaaaccaaTGTCTCCGAAGATGCACTGCGGTTGAGGTTTTATCCCTTTTTATTATACGGGGAAAGGAATTCGACTGGCtagagagattgcccaatcattccatccacacTTGGAATGAATTGGCGGAGAAGTTCATCCCTAAATTCTTCTCTCCGGGATATATGGCgactcttcgggatgaaattcttgCGTTCAAGCAAGAATCCAATGAAacattgcacgagatttgggaaagatatcatACCATGGTTAAAGAGTGCCCGAACAATGATTTGACTaaggccatgatccaacagacCTTCTACAGGGGAATCAACACAACAAACCAATGTGTGGTTAACCAACTCACCGGAGGGAACTTCATGAACACTCCATATGCCGAAGCATGTgaaattcttgatgagatggcggatacctcTTCAGCATGGAAAAGTAGACCAATGTTCCGCAAGGTAACCCTAATGTTATGCACTTACACAaggagctacatgatcatgggcaagctattgccaagttgacaactaccatgaaccaattggccaaagctcagcttcaacaagttcaagggccgAAACAAGTGAATGTAATGGAAGGTGTGAATATGATGGCAAACAAGAGGCGACAACAAGGTCAACAAATGCAAAACCGTCCGGAACAATTCATGCAAAATGATAGTGGTTATGAACAAGGTGATTCATTCAATAAGCAAGAAGAAGAAGTTCAATATGTCAAACAATTATCAAGGTAAAAAAAACAATACTCAAggacaaaatcaacaacaatggaggtcACAAGggaaccaaggtaattggaacaaccaaaaccaccaaggcaattggagtggtgacAATCCTAATCAAGGCAACTAgaacaatcaaggaaatcaaggaaattgggataatcaaggcaattggggtgacaacaatcaaaacaattggggaggaaataaccaaggagggtggaagaacaacaacaatcgggggtcaggttttcaaaggcccccgatgttccAACAACCAAGCAATCCACCTCCCTATCCTTCTCAAGGCCCAAGCTCTTCTtccaatgatatgggtagaattgaaaacaTGTTTAAACAGATGATGGAGAAGAATCCCGACTCCGATGCTCAAATAGCCTCGCACAACACTTCTATtcggaatttggaggttcaattaggccaaatctcacaagctttgaacactcgtcctaagggggcactacctagtgatacggtggtgaacccaaaggatGGGAATAATACGGGACATGTTATGGCCGTAACTACtagaagtggaaaaggtggagatgcaaccacctcaaatcaaagaaggattgtggatgaagatgttgtggttcaagaagatgaaatcCCAAGCAAtatggttcaagctaatgaagaagtgagaattgacATAGATGAAAGTGtggaggagacgcaagaagaggtgaacccgtctagggaacacgtgctAAGGCATCAACGCCAAGACCTCCTCCACCATACCCTCAAAGTCTTGCAAAGCAAAgtagtgagaaccaattcaaaaagtttattgatatgaAGAAGAGTGTGTCAATTAATGTGCCGTTGGTTGAGGCATTggaacaaatgccgggatatgcaaaattcatgaaggatttggtaaccaagaaaagatcaatgaattgtgagacctcatgatgactcatcaagtgagtgttattgtgcactcaatggctccgaagTTGGAAGATCCGGGCACTTTCACAATCCCTTACACTATTGGGAGCGCTGATTTTGCCAAAGCACTATGTGATCtcggggcaagtatcaacttgatgccctattaggtgttcaaaactttgggaattggacaactaagacccacatctatgaggttgcaaatggcggatcgaaCAATGAAGAAGcttttgggtattattgatgatatattggtttgAGTTGACAAGTTCATCCTCCCAGCGGACTTTGCGAtccttgattgtgaagtggactatgaggtgcctatcattttgggtagacctttccttgctacggtaaggctcttgttgatgtggaagtcgGTGAGCTTTCCGGGTGAGTGACGAAAAAGTGgtcttccatgtgtgcaaattaATGAGGCCatcgaatagcaatgaagtttgttcgttcGTGGATTTGGTGATGgatgtgattgttgatgatgctagtgcctcAATGAACATTGAAGATAAATTGGAGGCCGTATTGCTTTACCTTGATAAGGATGAGGAGAGTGATGGCTATGTGGAGTATGTAAATGCATTGCAAGGcatggggtcgtacacttatgagccccgaaagctatctttggatcttgaaaatcagAAGACTCTTCTaacaaagccctcaattgaggagcctcctaccttggagctAAAGCCATTGCCCccgcacctcaggtatgaattccttggctcTTCTTCTGCTTTACCGGTTATCCTTTCTTCTTGCTTTACTAATATGTAGGTAGAGTCCACATTGGAGGTGCTACAAAGGAGGAAAAGAGCAATCGGATGGACTTTGGCAGATATCCGGGGCATAAGCCCCACCTTTTACATGTACAAGATTATTTTGGACCCtccgttgaacatcaaaggaggctaaATGAAGCAATTCAAGAGGTGGtcaagaaggagatcataaagtggttggatgccggcgTTGTATACTCCATatccgatagttcatggacttctccggttcaatgtgtcccaaagaaagggggaaTGACCGTGGTTACCAATGACAAGAGCGTCTTTATTCCTACAAGGACGGTGACCAGTTGGAgggtgtgtatagactatcacaagctcaacaaagttacaagaaaagatcatttctcacttcccttccttgatcaaatgcttgataggttggccgggcgtgctttctattgtttcctcgATGGGTATTCcagctacaatcaaattctcattgctccggaggatcaagaaaagactaCCTTCACTTGTCTCTATGGTACTTTTGCATTCTCACGGATGCCCTTTGGTTTATgtaatgcaccgacgacttttcaatggtgtatgatggccatttttaccGACATAGTGGAGGATATTCTTgtggtcttcatggatgatttctctgtggTTGGAAACccttttgatgattgcttgaacaaTTTGGATAGGGTCTTGGCTAGATGTGAGGAGACtaatttggtgttgaattgggagaaatgtcacttcatggttgagAAAGGCATTGttcttggccacaaaatttcaaagcatggtattgaggttgataaggccaagattgcGGTGATCTCCAAACTTCATCCCCCTatatccgtgaagggagtgagtaGCTTCTTGGGTCATCGGGTTTgtatcgccgattcatcaagtATTTTTCCAAGGTGGTAAACCCATTGTgcaaacttttggagaaggatgtcAAGTTcatttcaatgaagattgtatggaggcattcgagttgcttaagttcaagttgactactactcctactattaccgcaccggattggagcttgccttttgagctcaagtgtgatgctagtgatgttgcggttggaGCGGTGTTGGGTCAAAGAATCAATaaaatcttccatccggtctactatgctagcaagaccatgaatgatgcccaagtcaactacacagtgaTCGAAAAAGAGCTActtgctattgtctttgctatggagaagttttgGCCGTATTTGATGGGTACTAAGGTGACTGTTCACATCGATCATGCGGCGCTTCggtatttgatgagcaagaaagattctaaggcaaggttgatgtggtaggtgcttctattgcaagagtttgatctagagattcaagaccgcaagagtagtgaaaaccaagtggcggatcacttgtcccgattggaggaggagggagtccacatgacggccttgagatcaatgattcattttccgACGAGCAACTCCTAGCCGTTTCAATGATtgggatgccatggtttgccgatttAGCCAACTATCTTGTGAGCGACATTGTCCCAAATGAGTTCTCTttaaaccaaaggaagaagctcaaacgaaattgccttgactattattgggatgagccgtatctcTTTCGGATATGTACCGATGGTATGATCCGGCAATGCGTGCCGGATGAAGAACAAATGGGTATTCctgaggcttgccactcttcaccgtatggtggtcaccatgttGGAGCAAGAACAGTGGCAAAagttttgagttgtggattctattggtcTACGCTCTACAAGGATGCTAGTTAGCTtgtcaagcattgtgatgaatgtcaaagggccggtgggatctctaagaagaatgaaatgcctctcaccaccattttgAAGATAGACATCTTCGACGTGTGGGGTATTGAtctcatgggtccatttgttagttCTTGTGGGAGCACCTACATTCTAGTcagttgattatgtttccaaatggTCGAGGCCattgctttacccaacaatgaagcgaggaGTTTGGTGGCATTCTTAAAGAAAAGCATCTTTACAATGTTTGGTACTTTgagggccattattagtgatgggggttcgcatttttgcaaccgagctttgataccttactcagaaagtatggtgtcactcacaaagtatcgaccccctaccatcctcaagcaagcgggCAAGTTAAAGTCTCCAAGCGGGAGATctagagtattttgtcaaagactgtcaatgccaaccggacggattggtcaagaaaacttgatgatgctctttgggcttataggacggcctACAAGACGTCGATTGGGATGTATCCATATcaattggtgtttgggaaggcgtgCCATATTCCGGTAGAACTCAAatataaggccatgtgggctttgaaaaaGTTGAACCTTGAGTGAGATGTCGCAGCAAACCTGAGGGtgtcacaattgaatgagcttgatgaatttcggTATCATGCCTACATAAGTTCGTCCCTTTACAAGgcgaagatgaagtacctccatgacaagtacatccacaacaaggagttcaaagaaggtgatcttgtgctattgttcaattTCCGATTAAAGATGTTTCCGGGCAAGTTGAAATCAAAAAGGAGTGGGCCCTTTGAAGTAGTGAATGTAACcccctttggtgctctagatttgaaaaataagaatgataaggtttttagagtcaatgggcaccgggttaaacattatcttggcaaggttgatcatggccacattgtggcggttcttcatttcaagtgattggtaatctgcgtcgtgccgcgatgttaaatcaggcgcttcttggtaGGCAacccatttctttttctttcttttatttttcttcttttagatAGGCTTGGTTTTGTGCTAAccagttttgaagtgtatgcagaAATGGATGTGCATTGCAAGGACTGTGCatgaaaaatttggctaagtgtcAAAGTGCATAGTCTCTGAAGTTGGCCTGTCAAAATGCTTAAGGAATTGCGGCCGCACACATTTTTATGCTGTCCGCACTAATGCTACGGCCgtactcatttttgtgcggtctgcaaccAGTCGTCTCAAGGGCAGGTAAGGAG belongs to Nicotiana tabacum cultivar K326 chromosome 6, ASM71507v2, whole genome shotgun sequence and includes:
- the LOC107805237 gene encoding uncharacterized protein LOC107805237, whose translation is MSLLFQENSVRTPFRAEFLGGKNLWVVKLCRIRHRNSSCFCLLRDGGRSFSLFQAQPGLVQMVGFDGNLASHRYFTGSKGRVSMSSESSLRIIDPEDNAASVLSQHESAIVEENKRLRLRMLEMWDIWSNCRDHQVQSLDFPS